One Acropora palmata chromosome 2, jaAcrPala1.3, whole genome shotgun sequence genomic window carries:
- the LOC141874356 gene encoding pyroglutamylated RF-amide peptide receptor-like → MATSDAFPPSLQAFFVIFYSTFFFMSFFGNLWMIVTCYKSLRRQLHPLIWLLANLAFADLLFTFLTILNFVAAFWHWVGGNSACRLHGFLVEATYTSITTLVLITFQRLKAVTDTFNARVQGWPRKEYIKLAIAWFVCLVVCSPLLHIYRLETRGNAIVCVNTTWGDIGRQVYYTLHATFFFVLPFLYMILTQRNIHRALCARVVPTISNSFIEKSTQRHKKVAKTLIALTVAFAICWSPFMVTRTLIYFHLASPGIAWRASQLLICLNAALDPILYGYYGENLKRKLKRFASCYISPKQNSNSSTAISRRRPGTMMIVESASRELNAGI, encoded by the coding sequence ATGGCAACGAGCGATGCTTTTCCCCCGTCTCTGCAGGCCTTCTTCGTCATATTTTACAGCACATTTTTCTTCATGTCCTTTTTTGGTAATTTATGGATGATTGTCACTTGTTACAAGAGCTTGAGACGGCAGCTTCATCCTCTAATATGGCTCTTGGCAAATCTAGCCTTTGCCGATCTGTTGTTTACTTTTCTAACCATCCTTAATTTCGTCGCTGCTTTCTGGCATTGGGTGGGGGGCAACAGCGCTTGCCGGCTTCACGGATTTCTCGTTGAAGCGACCTACACTTCGATCACGACACTTGTGCTGATCACATTCCAGAGACTTAAAGCAGTTACGGATACCTTCAATGCCAGGGTACAAGGCTGGCCAAGAAAAGAATATATCAAACTTGCTATAGCTTGGTTTGTGTGCTTGGTTGTGTGCTCTCCGTTACTGCACATATACCGTTTAGAAACGCGAGGAAACGCTATCGTCTGCGTTAATACAACTTGGGGAGACATTGGTCGACAAGTGTACTACACTTTACATGCGACTTTCTTCTTTGTCCTTCCTTTCTTGTATATGATTCTtacgcaaagaaatattcaCCGCGCGTTATGCGCGAGAGTTGTTCCTACGATAAGCAATTCTTTCATCGAAAAATCAACTCAGCGACATAAAAAAGTAGCGAAGACACTGATTGCTTTAACTGTTGCATTTGCTATTTGCTGGTCCCCTTTTATGGTAACTCGAACACTCATTTACTTTCACCTGGCTTCGCCAGGAATCGCTTGGAGAGCGTCTCAGCTTTTGATCTGTCTCAATGCTGCCTTAGACCCAATACTATATGGATACTACGGAGAAAATCTTAAACGTAAATTGAAGCGATTTGCAAGTTGTTATATTTCTCCAAAGCAAAATTCTAACAGTTCAACTGCAATTAGCAGAAGGAGGCCTGGCACGATGATGATTGTAGAAAGTGCTTCAAGAGAACTGAATGCAGGCATTTGA